The Panicum virgatum strain AP13 chromosome 3N, P.virgatum_v5, whole genome shotgun sequence genome includes the window aattatgcaatgattagacagTATTGTTCCACAATAAACAACCtataaaaataaattaattaggcttaatagattcgtctcgcgattttccgtccattcgtgtaattagttttataattagtctacgTTTAACGCTTTTAATTAGTGTTGCAAATATTGCCAAAAATTTTTTGCCCAAAAATGTTAAATTTTGATGTTGTTGTTAAAAAATGTTAAATTTGATGTGAACAGGAAAATTAGTAATAACGATAATAGAGCGTATACATATACACAGCACTACTAGCTAGCAGTCTAGCACCCGAGTCGTCAAGCGTGGCGACCGCTGAAAATTCTGCACGCGTGCCTTTGCGTCAACAAGCTCCCATTTTGAGTCAAATTCTGTAACGTGTTGGAGATTACCGTCTGCTTGTTACCCTCTGTTTCCTGAGGCCTGAGCACGTCTTGACCTCCGCACCAAATCCGTTGGAACCTCCttgtcaagaaaaaaaaattccattAGAACCTTCCCGAGATCTCTTTTTCACGCATATGCACACTATTCACTACGCTTCAAATTGTAACTCGTTTATAGGAGGAGCTTTGTTCTAGTCAAACTTCTctaattttgaccaaatttgaAAAATACACAAAAATATCTTCAACATCAAGCCAGATATCTACATAGGCCAAAAATATAACACATTTGTTTCATGTTGTATAAACTCGGTAAAAGTTAGATAAGTGGAAGCAGCATAAAGTTAAAACGACCTACTATTTGGAACTGATGGAGTAGTAGAAATTCCTCCTCAAATCTTCTTGGGGTTGTATGCATTCCTATTATAAGACTATACATATACACGCTTCtagaacgaaaaaaagaaagaaataaagtCCATCTACCTATACGGACTTTATTTGCCACAAGCATGTACGTCTGGTGCAGAAATGTACTCATCAAAATTTTGGACCTTTCATTCGCTACTAATCAACACGCAAATACTCTTCATATTTACACAGATACATATAGTCAACCTGCACATGTAATCGCATCggtttactcccaatataccaactttCCTTTTAAAAAAACATGGGAAAGAGTTTACTGCTTTCCTGGATTAACTTAATAGCCAGACTTGTACACGAAGTAGTGAATCTTGAGTTTCAGTTTCACAAGTGCCTCTCCTCGGAATTAGAGCTGCCTAGCAAGATACCTTCACATGGTCCACGTCGAACGGTTCAGTCTtatcttccaaaaaaaaagccTTCAGTCTACtcctctttcattttttttatcttcgaagaggaagaagaaaatgttTTCTAGCATGCCATGCAGATTGTTCAACTGAAGGATCAATCCTCTGCATACGTGCATTGATCTGTCCGCACTAATTAGGCCATGATattcattttctattttttttcgcCTTCTTTGCAGCTTCTAGAAGGTCTCGTGTTCTTTTGCTCCCTGCTTCTTTCCATTCCCACTGAGATGAGAATCATACCGAAGTTGTCCATTCATTGAGCAGCTGAATATAGCTGTATTAAATATTAATAAACATAACAACATAGTATACTTTTTTGTGTGAGGAATATAATAGTATACATTAAGATGACAGAACCCTAGGTTTGTAATTTCATCTAGCATTGCACAAGATCAAAAAGGTGGAGTCAACCGCTTGCTTTTCCATCCACCTGTCGTCCTAATCTTCTAGACCAATACAAGTCGTGTTTCGAGATTTGCCACCAGAAGATAGCCTCCGATCACGTGGGTACCAAACAGTTCAATGCAGTTTGCACAGCAAGTGCTATTAAATTACAAGCAAACTTTTTTAGGTTAAATAATGCTCAAAATCTGTGTTTCATGTGATTCATTTGTACCCGAGACGAGCTTAGCTTAGACAAGAATttcaacaaaaattaaaaaaaccaATGTCAAACAGGACGCAATCAATGCTAGCAGATACAGAGTTCATCCACtctgttcggcagctccagcagcctccagcccaacagtgttttcctctcacatCGCTCCAGCACTagcttccagccaccagccagccaacagtatttttctctcacaccactccagccaccagctccagctccagcccagcgaacagagtgatcaTCAACTAACGCATATAGCTGCTAACAATCCAGTTAAATTATTTTAAGTATAAATCAGCCGGCGATCCAGTGATGCATATGGATGCTGGCGAGATATTATGTATATGGATGAGCTACGATTACGGCCACATGGGAGAAGCCGAGCACGGTGGTTGAATACATACCATCAGCTTCGCCTTGCTCTTTGTCAGCATGCATAAGCGCTGACGAAACATGTGATCTGCATTGTCAGGGGAAAAAAATGTATCAGATTTCAAGTTTTTTAGACTACTATTCTATGCCTGGGTAGTGGTACCTGGCTACCTGCTAGTTTCTTGATCTAGTGCTCGATCCGGGGaggattaaaaaaaataagtcaTGAACTCATGATCGATGCCGAGTAccagatctttttttttttaattctcaATGCAGGACAAGAGAGAAAAAGTCAAAAAGTGCGTATTGGGTTAGTTGGCATCTCTCCCTCCCCACAAATGGAGTCAGTAGCCACGATTGAAGGGTTCTGCCAGAGTTTGACCAGGAAACAAGACAGAATTCCAAAGAAACTTCTCCCAATCTTTTCCGCGGCTAGCATTGATCATGTGCTCTCTTCATTCTCAGAATTCAGACCAGCCAAAACTTAGCTTTGCTCGCCATGGGCACACCAATCCATCTGGAACCCTCAAACCCATACTAGTACTCATGTTTAGCTAAACATGATACTAATGATAGTATAGCACTATCTGGATTATGGCACAATGCATGATCCAGTTAGGGAACTATGATGGAGGGCGCACCATGTACGCTAATAAGAAAGCTTCCAAAGCTAGGCTATCCTCGGAAAATAAACTGGAGTCTGGAACTGAGGCCAACCAATGAAACAAACTACTAGAACAAATTGGGAACACATACAGCCACCAACTGCCCGTTTGTTGTCTATGTAAGCTTCATGTCAACTTATGCACATGCTACAACAAAAGGAACAGCCAGGTCTAAACTGATTCACATGAGACACGAATGAAGATTTGTTCTCATCATTGTTCCACCGTAGCAGCCACATAGTCTATATAGGCCAAGATTAATTTGAATACACCTTCAGTTGCATTGTTAATTAGTCCAACATATGTACCCCCACAACAGAATATCCACCTAAAACCACAGGATTGATTAATCTGGCTAGCTAACACTGACTACGCTCCTAGACGGAGACCAAAAAATCCAGTGAACAAATAAGAGGTTAGCAAAAAGTGATCTCAAAACCTTCGTTTGGTTGGCAATTCGAAATCGCTGTTGGACAGCGGACCAGCTGCAAAAAAGATGCCTCCCTCATCTGGAGCGCTGCCCTCTTTGCAACCAAGAAGAGGAAAATGTTCAGCACATTCTCACCTCTTGTGTTTTCGCGCGTCAATTCTGGTTTGGTGTCCTGCAGCCTCTAAACTTATCCCACCTGACGCCAGGTAGTAGCATTGGCTCCTTTGCTGATTGGTGGAGAAGGTCTTGGAAGAAACTACAGAAGCAACATAGGAAGGGCTTCAACTCCCTATGCATTCTCGGAGCTTGGATAATATGGAAACACAGGAATGCATGTGTCTTTGATGGGATGGCCCCAAATCTGCAGCGGGCACTCCAGGATTTCAAGGATGAATCCCTGCTTTGGAGGTTTGCTGGGGCTAAGGGGCTTGCTGCCCTGTACCCGGGTAGGATAGTTGAGCAAGTTTAGGTTTTTAGGTGTTGTGTGGTCAAGTCCTAggttcatcctttctttgtaacaGTTCTCCCTGGTTTTGGTAGCCCTCACTCTGGTCCAAGGTGACATGCTGGCTATTGTAATTGGACCACCTGCgtatcgagaaaaaaaaagtgatcTCACCGCGTATACAGCCATCATTCAGTTAAGTTTTGTAGTTTTAGTAGCCTTGTCGATTCCATGTGGCAGCCTTTAAAGTCACTTATGTAGACCcaggaaagaagaaagaaattGGAGCTCACCTCTGTAAGAATTGCAAGCAGTGTATTTCTGTTAGATACGGCATTGGGGAATATGGGTATTCTcagacaaaaagaaaaataattgcaagatgggaaaaataaagaaagcacaataaaaaaaagatgcaaTGGGTACAAATTGAAAGTTTTAAAGCAACATATTAGAACACTGATATTGTTCCATGTAACAAAGAGCATTAGCTGCAACATGCCAAATGCTTGATAAAAGGCACATGTATTGCTCAAGGTAATGGAAACTTGGGATGGTGCACACACAGGAAACATATTGTGGGACCATTTCTTTGGAGTTGCTTCCTATTCCCAACAAACTCTAAACAGTCTGTGGGAGTGAAGGGCTCGTATGCCTAAAGTGGGATTACCCCACAGGGAGAAATTAATGCCCATCTTCTGAGACAAATAGGTTCCTCCTATATTGACCATGCAAGGTTGTCTGATTGTGCATCTGTGGTTTTCTCCTGCAAGGGTTTTCCCATTAAAATAGGTGTATCTCCTTGTTCTTGTTCACCTTGGACTGATGCACCCATCGATTGATAGGAGCAACAGAAAATTTAACCATCAGAACTGAAAACAAGTAGATTAATGGAAATTGTGCAGAGTATTGATACACAGTAAAGATGGACCAGAAAAGCGACATCTACACCGACGGTATGGTGTTGATGGGGGCTGATCACGCGGCAGCTAGCCGTGGGGTCCCAGTTCAGGGAGGGGCAGGGCATTGTAGGCTGGGTGTAGAACAAGTTCTGGATCAGAAAAATTGAAAATGTACATATCTGATTATAATAAGTGTAGCCTGaacagtttcaaaaaaaaaagtatagcCTGAACATATGAGGCGATCTATCCTCTCTGTTTTGCATTGCCCTgaaatgaaaacaaaaaaacaattGGCCCGCAAGCAATAACCTTAGCTTACTTTGAATGGACTAGAATGCTAGATTATTGAACTACAAACTTTGCTTGTACTGGACATGGATGATGGTCAGCGTCTCAttgtttttgaaattttcttcaGGTTTGCCAGGGTAACCAGACCAGGTCAATGGAAAGTTGACGGAAATTCATTTTCTTGACTGGAAAATTCAGTTAATGGAACAAAAGAGTCTTAAATCAAGAAATTAGTTGGTTTTCATGTGATGATAGCCCTCCTGCTCAAACATGGGATCAACAAGAGAGCACCATTGGCTACAGCAAATCCACCTAGAATCTGATGGTAGATTTGCTTTTCCTATGTGTATATCTTGCAGCTAACTGATATTTCGGAGGATGAGATATAAGTTAGGTCTGGCCTGAAACATTAAACCAATACCTCTTAACAACGAACAAATTTACCAAGATGCCTATTGAGAAAAGCTTGCAAAAACATAGATGcaaggaggaaggaggtggTTGCATTAAGTTCTAGCAGGAGGAATATTTTATATTGTGATTTGTGACTCTTATCACCGATAGACGTAAGTTAATCCACACCATGTAAAGTTGTAAACCCACAATCTAATGCCAACCCATAACGGTATCAAGGCCTTTCAATACGCCAAAAGAATCTGCAAGGATGGTTCTGACCAGTTGAGACTTGGGGGCATGAATAGTATTTGCCATGACTAATACTTCCACATGACtatgtttccaaaaaaaaaatcattttcctCAGCAAAAGTAATGGTGAAATACATGAGTTAGAGACTTTCCAAAATCCAAAATATCAAGTGAAAAAGATGGGTAGTAATTATTTTAGTTGGCTCAAATTTTCTATGCCGGTTGCAAGGCCCAGGCATTTAACTAATGAAAACCCCAAAACTGAAATATAGATCTTGGTCTAAAAGTCCCCTAAAACCGGCAAACTTACCAAATCATCACTATTACATAGTATATTCCTAAGAGAACAAGCTACGCATGTTTCATAGACTCACATTGATGCCCAGCACCAGCCACTCAGTTGTCGCCACAAGTTGCCAATCCAAGTTTGGAAATTTGGTTCATAAGTGTTGGACTGAGGATAAAaacccccacccctcccactataacacctgggttttatggtcggattggctaggtggggcgctctaacttggtaccagagccgaggtcctgggttcgatccctcccggccacgcaatttccgctgcgcgatttcccctgcgtctctcgtgtgctgagacctgctgcgggctacgccgggcactagaacctgctgcgggctacgccgggctcgcacgccgtagggggaatgttggactgaggataaaaacccccacccctcccactataacacctgggttttatggtcgggttggctaggtggggcgctctAACTATAAGC containing:
- the LOC120664384 gene encoding uncharacterized protein LOC120664384, coding for MFSDHRHRTAGAVFSLINWGWKKCCLLKCWISEQKLLLITSSDRSLLNSRPRNKTIGAMHFDDHMFRQRLCMLTKSKAKLMLYALVDDHSVRWAGAGAGGWSGVREKYCWLAGGWKLVLERCERKTLLGWRLLELPNRVDELCIC